The region CTCCGACAGAAAGACCAGACCAACCATCAAACGAATCAGCACAACGCTGAATCCGGCCGAACTAGCGAGCAGCTTGCGGAGCATGACGTAAACACCTGAGGTAGGAAGACTTGGGTAGGGAGCCCCCATCCTAACACACGCGGAACGCTATTTCAGTGGCCTGGCATCATCAAACCAGAAAGCTTAAAGCGAGGCGATTTCAGGAAGTCGATTTTCGGCAGATCAGCTGCGTGACGTAGGCATGGCCGGTGTGGTAGGTCCCTTCGGTCACATCGCGTTCCAGTTCGGCGGCATGCAGCGATTCGGTTCCCGCGAAGTGAGGCTGCAGTTTTTCAAGGGACATCAAACAGTCTTCGTCCTTGGGACCTCCGGTGCCATATTCAAGTTGCTTGGGATGATACGATTCGAGCAGGAAAACGCCCTTTTCTTTGAGTGAGTTCCATACCTTCGGATAGACATTCTTTCGCGAAGCGGAATCGATGTGGGCGAAAATCGAAACAACCGCATCCCAGCGATTCGTGCCGTAATCGAATTCATTCAGGTCGCAGATCGTATACGGCAGGCTAAATCCATGATCTTCGGCCAACTTCTCGGCCTTCTTTTTTCCTTCGGTGGAAAGATCGACAGCACTGACATCAAAACCTTGCTGTAGCAGGAACAGCGCGTTGCGACCTTCCCCTTCGGCAATGCAAAGAACGCGACCGCCGGGTGTGATGTGCTGAGTGGACTCGGCGAGGAATGTGTTCGGCTGCGTGCCATAGATGTACTGTTCTTGTCCGAACCGCTCGTTCCAAAAGTTTTGCACGTCCATCAAGCGAAGTCCTTTCGTGAAATTGAATCAGCCGACCGCCGGGCAACCCACGTTTGAATTAACAACGCTTGATAGATAAGCACCGGAGATTGAAAGCCACTGCTGGTCAGCAGCTTGGTTGTTTCTTCGTGGGAAAGCAAGCCGACATCGCGGCCAAGATGATCGGTCTTCGCTTCGATGCCAGCGACGCCATGCAAAGAGACCCAGTGCTGAACCAACTCGACATACTCTGGCGAAGCCATATCGGCCGCCAGATCGGCAGTTACCAGCGTTCCGCCAGGCTTTAAACGCTGCGCGATCTCGGTGAAATAGTGGCGACGCTCTTCGAGGTTCACAAAAAAGTGCGATACCAAAATACTTGTCGCCGCATCGAACGGATCGGCCGGTGGAAGTGTGCCCAGGTAGCCTTCGTGAAACGTGCAGCGGTCGGTGATCCCTGCCTCGGAAGCTCGCTTCTGGCACTGCTCCATCATCCCGGCAGAGGGTTCCACCACGATGAATTGCCATTGCGAGTGACGGCTTGCCATCGAGAGCAACTCGGCGCCTGTGCCTGCCCCGACGCACAGGATACGAGCTGCTGACGGTAACTTGTGCAGTACCGCGTCTAGCATGAGATGCTGGGCATCGTTGATTGCTGCCATGCCGGACCAACGCTCGTCGTAGGCGGCCGCATGTTGACGGTTGAAGTATTTCGCGGGGTCGGACTGCGTCATGCAAGAATTCCGGACGAACAGGCTGAAAATCAAACAATGTCCGGTTGGATGCCACGCGGATAGAAACGTTGCACCTCGCGGAGCGGAATTCCGAAAATTATTTCCGCTCCGCTGGCTTGGTAAGACAGCTTACTATCGGATGCCGTTATGCATCGTCGGATCGTTATCGTTCACCCCGTTACCTGCTGGTGACTCACGGTACGCCGTTTTCAAGGCCTCGATCATTTCGTGCGTTACGGTGCCACGAGTACGAATTTCGGTGGCAATAGCCCATGCGGCTTGCCACGTTGCTTTCGCTTTGAATTCGCCCCAATAGCTCGGCCACGTTTTGCTGAGTGTCTTTTGCAAGTACAGCATCTGCACGACATACGCGAGGCATTCCTCTTGGATAATCCGTGTGTAAACGCCATGTCCGCGACGGTAGTCAAAGCTGGCATGCACTGCTTCGTGAACGATATAGCTCAGATCGACCGGGGTTGTGCCGAGCGAAGAAAGAATGATTTCGT is a window of Bremerella sp. TYQ1 DNA encoding:
- a CDS encoding class I SAM-dependent methyltransferase, encoding MTQSDPAKYFNRQHAAAYDERWSGMAAINDAQHLMLDAVLHKLPSAARILCVGAGTGAELLSMASRHSQWQFIVVEPSAGMMEQCQKRASEAGITDRCTFHEGYLGTLPPADPFDAATSILVSHFFVNLEERRHYFTEIAQRLKPGGTLVTADLAADMASPEYVELVQHWVSLHGVAGIEAKTDHLGRDVGLLSHEETTKLLTSSGFQSPVLIYQALLIQTWVARRSADSISRKDFA
- a CDS encoding cyclopropane-fatty-acyl-phospholipid synthase family protein; translation: MDVQNFWNERFGQEQYIYGTQPNTFLAESTQHITPGGRVLCIAEGEGRNALFLLQQGFDVSAVDLSTEGKKKAEKLAEDHGFSLPYTICDLNEFDYGTNRWDAVVSIFAHIDSASRKNVYPKVWNSLKEKGVFLLESYHPKQLEYGTGGPKDEDCLMSLEKLQPHFAGTESLHAAELERDVTEGTYHTGHAYVTQLICRKSTS